AGCACATGGCTGGCCACCACGTCCGGCGCGCCCTCGCGGCACTCCACCTGCACCGCCACGCCCTGCGCGTGCGGCGCGAAGGCGATGCACTGCGCGCCGGTCCGCACCGTCACGCCCTCGCCTTCCAGCACCGTGCGGATGCAGTCGGACACGTCCTCGTCCTCGCGCGCGATCAGCCGTGGCTGCTGCTCGACCACGGTGACCTGCGCGCCCAGGCGGCGGAAGATCTGCGCGAACTCCAGGCCGATGTAGCTGCCGCCGACCACCGCCAGGTGCCGCGGCACCTCGCGCAACTGCAGAATCGAGGTGTTGGTCAGGTAGTCGATCCGCTCCACGCCCGGCAGCGCCGGCACGTGCGCGCGCCCGCCGACGTTGAGGAAGATCCTCGGCGCGGTGATGGCCTCTTCGCCCACGCGCAGCCGCTGCGGCGCCTCGAAGCGGGCATGGCCGCGCAACAGGGTCAGCCCGTGCATGCCGCCCAGCCACTGCTCCAGGTTGTCGCGCGCGCCGTGCGTGACCGCGTGCGCGCGCGCCATCACCCGCGCGATGTCGATGCCGACCTCTCCCTGCAGCTGCACGCCGTAGTCGGCGGCGCGGCGCGCCAGGTGCGCCACGCGCGCGCTGGCGACCAGGGTCTTGGTCGGCATGCAGCCGGTGTTGACGCAGGTGCCGCCGACCAGCTGCCGCTCGACCAGCGCCACCTGCATCCCGGCCGCGACCAGGCGCGCGGCCAGCGACGGGCCGGCCTGGCCGGCGCCGACCACGATCGCGTCGAACGCGCGGCTCATCGCAGCAGCGCCATGGCGAGCACGCCGAGCGCGAGCGCCGCAGCGTCCTCGAGCAGCGCGGCCGGCTGGTCGCGGCCGAAGCGGCGCGCCATCGCCGCGCGCGCCGCCGCGCCGCCGAACGTGCCGAACACCGCGCCCAGCGCACCGGCGACCATCGCCGCCACCCACAGCCCACCCGTCATGCCCACCGCCGCGCCGCACAGGCCGCCCATCACCAGGCGCGTGCCGAACTGCAGCGGCACCTTGCGGCTGGGCGTGCCCGGCAACTGGTCGGTCACCAGCTCGGCGATGGCCAGCAGCGAGACGATCCACGGCGTGAAGCGCCAGCCGAGGAAGGCCAGCGGCGTGCCGATCAGCGGCAGCACGCCGAGGCTGGCGGCCCAGCTGACCACGGCCGGCGCGGTCATCGCGCGCAGGCCGGCGACGATTCCGATCAACAGCGCGACGACGAGCAGGCTCATGAGGGCGACTCCAGCGGCTGAGGTAGGAAACCGGACGACCCGGCACGCGCGGCGCAGGGCGCGCGGCAGCGCCCCTCGAGTATAGGCAGCATGGCGCGGCGCCCGCCATGCACCGCCGAGATGCGCACGCGCATGCAATGCGGCTCAGGCGGGTGTAGCCGGCTTCGCGCGCCTGGCGGCCCTGGCCGGTTTCGCGCGCCGGGCCGGCGCGGTGGGATTGGCGGTGTCGGCGAGCTTGAGAGAACGCGCTGGTTTGGTCGGCTTGGTCGGCTTGACCGCCTTGGCGGCCTTGGTCGCCTTGGCCGGTTTAGCCGCCTTGGGCGCCTTGGTCACAGGGGGCGCCCCAGTCTCCCTGGTCGATTTGATCGCCTTGACTGCCTTGGTCGCCCTGGTCGACCCGACAGCACCAGGCGCCTTGGTCGCACCGGTCGCCTTCGCCGCTTTGGGCGCTTTCCCGGCCCTGGCGGAGCGCGTTGACCCGGCCGACGTCGCGGTGGCCGCAGTAGCCGCGACCTTCGCGGTCCTGGCGGTTTTCGTCGGCGCGGCCGGCTTGGCCGCTTTCCCGGTCCTTGCAGCGCGCGTCGACTCGGCCGCCGGTGCGGCCTTCGCGGCCCTGCCGGTTTTCTTCGCGGGCACTGCCTTGTCATCGGCCGCCGCGTCCCCGCCCTGCGCCGACGCCTTCACCATGACCCAGGTCGGCGCATGGTCGCTGGCATGCGGCAGGTCGCGCACCCAGCGGTCCACGTCGGCGTCGAGCAGGCGCGCGGCCAACGGCGGGTTCAGCAGCAGATGGTCGATGCGCAGGCCGGCGTTGCGTTGCCAGTGCTGGCGGAAGTAATCCCAGAACGTGTAGATCCGCGCATCGCCATGGCGCTGGCGCAGGCTGTCGGTCCAGCCCTGCGCCAGCAGGTCCGCGTAGGCCTGGCGGCTTTCCGGCTGCAGCAGCGCATCGCGCCGCCACGACTTGGGATCGTAGATGTCCTCGTCGGTCGGCACCACGTTGAAATCGCCGATCAAGGCCACCGGATGCGGCAGCGCGACCAGTTGCCGCGCATGCCGCTGCAGCCGCGCGAACCAGTCCAGCTTGTAGTCGAACTTCGGCCCCGGCTGCGGATTGCCGTTGGGCAGGTACAGGCAGCCGACCAGCACGCC
The Xanthomonas sp. AM6 DNA segment above includes these coding regions:
- a CDS encoding FAD-containing oxidoreductase, whose protein sequence is MSRAFDAIVVGAGQAGPSLAARLVAAGMQVALVERQLVGGTCVNTGCMPTKTLVASARVAHLARRAADYGVQLQGEVGIDIARVMARAHAVTHGARDNLEQWLGGMHGLTLLRGHARFEAPQRLRVGEEAITAPRIFLNVGGRAHVPALPGVERIDYLTNTSILQLREVPRHLAVVGGSYIGLEFAQIFRRLGAQVTVVEQQPRLIAREDEDVSDCIRTVLEGEGVTVRTGAQCIAFAPHAQGVAVQVECREGAPDVVASHVLLAMGRQPNTDDLGLDRAGIATDARGYIQVDEQLATSAAGVWALGDCNGRGAFTHTAYNDYEIVAANLLDGGQRRVSQRVPAYALYTDPPLGRVGMTEAQARASGRPLLLAKRPMTQVGRARENGETAGFMKLVADAQTHRILGAAILGINGDEAIHGVLDLINAEQPFETLQWAVPIHPTVSELWPSVVGALRAEGGG
- a CDS encoding DUF4126 domain-containing protein; this translates as MSLLVVALLIGIVAGLRAMTAPAVVSWAASLGVLPLIGTPLAFLGWRFTPWIVSLLAIAELVTDQLPGTPSRKVPLQFGTRLVMGGLCGAAVGMTGGLWVAAMVAGALGAVFGTFGGAAARAAMARRFGRDQPAALLEDAAALALGVLAMALLR